The DNA segment GGATTACCCCGGCATTGTGAACCCCCTGGACGGGACACACGCCACGGCACCACAAGGTCAGTTCAGCGTGAAACATTCACGGCTTTTCTATCATACCTGTTGTATGGCACCGACTgcagaacaggaagtcaatgTCAGAAAGTACAACGcattaaaaacaactttttgggggggtttaatGAAAGAAACAAGACTGCAGTGTGACATGACTGAGTGGACACCAAGATGTGGCTGCTATTGTAAATGTCCCATCGGTTTATTTGGATTGCGTTGAGGTTTCTCTGGCTCCTCAGCAGCGGATGCCCATCCCGATGGCCATGAAGGTGCCAAACGTACCCCCACTCTGCATCATGGTCTTCCCGACGCCTCCCATTAGCTCCCGTCCTCGCATTCCGATTCTGCAGATGGTGGGAATCCGCTCATGAGCACAGAGATGCATATTGTCTGCAGCAGTGTAGACAAAACCAGAGATCTCACCTGAGACAGGAGAAGGTACCAAACATGGCACCGGCAGCCATTCCAACAGCGAAGCCCATCATGAAGCCCATCTTGACCCGGTCAAAACAGCTGGGCTGGGTCTGTCCGTATGGTCCGACAGCAACAGGCATCTGACAATGAAGATATGCGGAGGACGGAATTAAGAGAACACATTTGTTGGTTGCTTTTTGCCGTACACAACCCGTTTGGGACTTCAGTTTAAGAGACACTGGGTAAGGTGCAAAGTACACTATATCGTATGTGGCGctagcttagcatgctaactagcgAGCTGGCTAATGTCACTTGTAGCCTTAACGGGAACAACACGATACAATAATGTTACCAACACGTTGGAAATACTCACTCGAATAAATTATTAccttttaaatttaatatttagaacAGACTTCTGCTGGTCTT comes from the Doryrhamphus excisus isolate RoL2022-K1 chromosome 18, RoL_Dexc_1.0, whole genome shotgun sequence genome and includes:
- the romo1 gene encoding reactive oxygen species modulator 1, coding for MPVAVGPYGQTQPSCFDRVKMGFMMGFAVGMAAGAMFGTFSCLRIGMRGRELMGGVGKTMMQSGGTFGTFMAIGMGIRC